A window of the Hordeum vulgare subsp. vulgare chromosome 5H, MorexV3_pseudomolecules_assembly, whole genome shotgun sequence genome harbors these coding sequences:
- the LOC123452195 gene encoding histone H2B.1-like, with product MAPKAEKKPAAKKPVEEEPAAEKAEKAPAGKKPKAEKRLPSAGKTSAKDGDKKAKKKNKKSVETYKIYIFKVLKQVHPDIGISSKAMSIMNSFINDIFEKLAGEAAKLARYNKKPTITSREIQTSVRLVLPGELAKHAVSEGTKAVTKFTSS from the coding sequence ATGGCGCCCAAGGCCGAGAAGAAGCCGGCGGCGAAGAAGCCCgtggaggaggagccggccgcggAGAAGGCCGAGAAGGCGCCCGCCGGGAAGAAGCCCAAGGCCGAGAAGCGGCTGCCTTCCGCCGGCAAGACCTCCGCCAAGGACGGCGACAAGAAggccaagaagaagaacaagaagagcgtGGAGACGTACAAGATCTACATCTTCAAGGTGCTCAAGCAGGTCCACCCCGACATCGGCATCTCCTCCAAGGCCATGTccatcatgaactccttcatcaacgacatcttcgaGAAGCTCGCCGGCGAGGCCGCCAAGCTCGCGCGCTACAACAAGAAGCCCACCATCACCTCCCGCGAGATCCAGACCTCCGTCCGCCTCGTCCTCCCCGGGGAGCTCGCCAAGCACGCGGTCTCCGAGGGCACCAAGGCCGTCACCAAGTTCACCTCCTCTTAG